A section of the Telopea speciosissima isolate NSW1024214 ecotype Mountain lineage chromosome 3, Tspe_v1, whole genome shotgun sequence genome encodes:
- the LOC122655336 gene encoding uclacyanin 1-like: protein MAMFRALLSLIVIPMLVEFAMGANYTVGGSNGWDLTSNLQAWSAAQSFHVGDNLIFQYSSPHNLAEVTKSDYDSCQATNALQVYSDGNTVITLTTPGKRYFTCGVPGHCTQGMKLQVDTLATSAATAPSPSTATSPSTLPNIATSPTPAVATAPSATPPSPSVATAPSVIPPSPAVATAPSATPPLPSTATLAPFSPPSLAPDGSVPSGLSPILPSSESPGVAPSGIAFTTPPPPSTSSANRGHLQTKLLIVGICFGMKMLQAF from the exons ATGGCCATGTTTAGAGCACTTCTGAGCCTGATTGTCATACCCATGCTGGTTGAGTTTGCCATGGGAGCGAATTACACAGTGGGAGGTAGCAATGGGTGGGATCTAACCTCCAACTTACAGGCGTGGTCGGCTGCCCAATCGTTCCATGTTGGAGACAACTTGA TTTTCCAATACTCGTCGCCTCACAATTTGGCCGAGGTTACAAAGTCCGATTATGACTCCTGCCAGGCAACCAACGCGCTCCAGGTTTACAGTGACGGCAACACTGTGATTACATTAACCACTCCAGGGAAGAGATACTTCACATGTGGAGTCCCAGGACATTGTACCCAAGGAATGAAGCTCCAAGTTGACACTCTAGCTACTTCTGCTGCTACTGCTCCATCACCCAGTACGGCAACTTCTCCTTCCACCTTGCCAAATATTGCCACCTCTCCTACACCTGCTGTAGCAACTGCTCCTTCGGCCACCCCTCCTTCACCTTCTGTAGCAACTGCTCCTTCGGTCATCCCTCCTTCACCTGCTGTAGCAACTGCTCCTTCAGCCACCCCTCCATTGCCTAGCACTGCAACTTTGGCTCCATTCAGTCCCCCCTCATTGGCACCAGATGGATCTGTTCCTAGTGGATTGTCACCCATCCTTCCCTCTTCTGAATCTCCTGGGGTGGCGCCTTCTGGAATTGCATTTACAACACCACCACCTCCCTCTACCTCGTCGGCTAACAGGGGCCATTTACAGACGAAGCTGCTCATCGTTGGAATATGTTTTGGAATGAAGATGTTGCAGGCCTTTTAA